A window of Mycolicibacterium fluoranthenivorans contains these coding sequences:
- a CDS encoding MCE family protein: MLTRLARWQLSIFAAVTVFAIGTLALYYLRVPEALGIGRYTVTANFAASGGLYPNGNVTYRGSTVGRITAVTLTDNLSVDVHMRLYSDTAIPADVTAAAKSVSAIGEQYVDLIPTADSHSAADLRNGSVIDRSHTTLSGDIAGLLREAQGLVSSLDQSKLKDVLRETATAFDGSGPELARLINSTKALLDELHAGSEDTTTLIDQLGPFLDAQIRSGDNITSLADGLARFTTQLRKADPQLRALLQTTPAAAESATNTFSGIRPSFPMLAANLANFGRIGVIYHKSIEQTLVVLPAVTAVLISAAEQLPADEGVKVDFKLGLGDPPPCNVGFIPPTEIRSPGDQTLRDLPKDMYCKVPQNSSAVVRGARNYPCQEFPGKRAPTVALCRDPAGYIPIGNQAWRGPAVPEATAINDPRNILPYNKFPYIPPGADYDPGPPVTQLPPGVPPGPGPAEYAPYPLPVPPVTLGPPPPPLPYNPPPDQQVPPYGQNPVPALTPSSAPVGAPSEIPPPVASPTVTTYDSSNGLFQDQNGDLGVFAAASSKIKPAEN, from the coding sequence ATGCTCACCCGGCTCGCTCGCTGGCAGCTGAGCATCTTCGCGGCCGTCACCGTCTTCGCCATCGGCACCCTGGCGTTGTACTACTTGCGCGTGCCCGAAGCACTGGGAATCGGGCGGTACACCGTCACGGCCAACTTCGCCGCCAGCGGCGGGCTCTACCCCAACGGCAACGTCACCTACCGTGGCTCCACCGTCGGGCGCATCACCGCCGTCACGCTGACCGACAACCTGAGCGTCGACGTACACATGCGGCTCTACTCCGACACCGCAATTCCCGCCGACGTCACCGCGGCAGCCAAAAGCGTCTCCGCAATCGGCGAACAATACGTCGACCTCATCCCCACAGCCGACAGCCATTCGGCCGCCGATCTGCGCAACGGATCGGTGATCGACCGATCCCACACCACCCTCAGCGGCGACATCGCAGGACTGCTACGCGAGGCACAAGGACTGGTCAGCTCGCTGGATCAAAGCAAACTGAAAGACGTCCTGCGCGAAACAGCAACCGCCTTCGACGGCTCCGGTCCCGAACTTGCACGATTGATCAACTCCACCAAAGCGCTGCTCGACGAACTCCACGCCGGCAGCGAAGACACCACCACCCTGATCGACCAACTCGGCCCGTTCCTCGACGCCCAGATCCGCAGCGGCGACAACATCACCTCGCTGGCCGACGGACTGGCCCGATTCACCACCCAACTACGCAAAGCCGATCCGCAGCTGCGCGCGCTGCTCCAAACCACGCCCGCAGCAGCGGAGTCGGCGACCAATACCTTCAGTGGCATCAGGCCGTCGTTCCCGATGCTCGCCGCCAACCTCGCCAACTTCGGCCGCATCGGTGTCATCTACCACAAGTCCATCGAACAGACTCTCGTCGTTCTTCCCGCCGTGACCGCCGTGCTGATCAGCGCAGCTGAACAGCTACCCGCCGATGAAGGCGTCAAAGTCGACTTCAAGCTCGGATTGGGCGATCCGCCACCGTGCAATGTCGGCTTCATCCCCCCCACCGAGATCCGATCCCCGGGTGACCAAACGCTGCGCGACCTACCAAAAGACATGTACTGCAAAGTTCCGCAAAACTCGTCCGCGGTGGTCCGCGGGGCACGCAACTACCCCTGCCAGGAATTCCCCGGCAAGCGCGCTCCCACCGTGGCCCTATGTAGGGACCCCGCCGGCTATATTCCGATCGGCAACCAGGCGTGGCGTGGGCCCGCCGTCCCCGAAGCGACAGCGATTAACGATCCACGAAACATCCTGCCCTACAACAAATTCCCCTACATCCCACCGGGTGCAGATTACGATCCTGGTCCCCCGGTCACCCAGTTGCCCCCTGGCGTGCCCCCCGGCCCGGGGCCAGCAGAGTATGCACCGTATCCGCTGCCCGTCCCGCCAGTCACACTTGGCCCGCCACCGCCGCCTCTGCCCTACAACCCGCCCCCTGACCAACAGGTCCCACCCTATGGACAGAACCCTGTGCCGGCGCTCACCCCTTCATCTGCTCCCGTCGGAGCGCCATCGGAAATACCGCCGCCCGTCGCCAGCCCTACCGTAACGACGTACGACTCCAGCAACGGTCTGTTCCAGGACCAGAACGGAGACCTCGGCGTCTTCGCCGCCGCCAGCAGCAAGATCAAACCCGCTGAGAACTGA
- a CDS encoding MCE family protein, translated as MTRIRLRGRASRRLAAFGSLITVVSGCQFGGLNSLDMPGTVGHGAGSFTITVELPDVSTLAQNSPVLVDDVTVGSVSGQHVRQRADGTFYAALQLSLSSAVHLPGNAVATIGQTSLLGSQHVALAESATEAPEGALSDGATIPLQRAGRYPTTEEVLSTLGVVVNKGNLGALQDITDELYSAVAGRAGQFTNLLPQLADLTASIDRQSTDIVNATESINRVAAKFATKDTTVTAALAALPQATQILNANAGRIVDTFAALRRFSEIASRILAQTKTDITADLKASYAVVKPLTDHAQELIDALPITVTYPFPQTGIKQAIRGDYLNAIATLDLTQRRFGENIFTTSPLDPNMKHLNEILTTPDFLIGEQANLSGQAADPFTIPPTGPR; from the coding sequence ATGACCCGCATACGACTCCGCGGTCGGGCATCGCGGCGGCTCGCCGCGTTCGGGTCACTCATCACGGTGGTCAGTGGGTGCCAGTTCGGCGGCCTCAACTCACTGGACATGCCCGGCACCGTCGGGCACGGCGCCGGATCGTTCACGATTACCGTCGAACTACCGGATGTGTCCACACTGGCGCAGAACTCGCCGGTGCTCGTCGACGATGTCACCGTCGGCAGCGTGTCCGGACAACATGTCAGGCAACGCGCAGACGGAACCTTCTACGCCGCACTGCAGCTCTCGCTCAGCTCAGCAGTACACCTGCCGGGCAACGCCGTCGCGACCATCGGGCAGACCTCACTGCTGGGCTCTCAACACGTCGCGCTCGCCGAATCTGCCACCGAAGCACCCGAAGGCGCGTTGTCCGACGGCGCCACGATCCCGCTGCAGCGGGCCGGCCGCTATCCCACCACCGAGGAAGTCCTGTCCACACTGGGTGTCGTCGTCAACAAGGGCAATCTCGGTGCACTCCAAGACATCACCGACGAGCTGTACTCCGCCGTCGCCGGCCGCGCCGGGCAATTCACCAACCTACTTCCGCAACTGGCCGACCTCACCGCATCGATTGACCGGCAAAGCACCGACATCGTCAACGCCACCGAGTCGATCAATCGCGTCGCCGCAAAATTCGCCACCAAGGACACCACGGTCACCGCCGCACTGGCCGCTCTTCCGCAAGCAACCCAGATTCTCAACGCCAACGCCGGACGAATCGTTGACACCTTCGCCGCACTACGCCGCTTCAGCGAGATCGCCTCACGCATCCTCGCGCAAACCAAGACCGACATCACCGCCGACCTCAAGGCCTCTTACGCCGTCGTCAAACCACTAACCGATCACGCGCAGGAACTCATCGACGCCCTCCCCATCACCGTGACCTACCCCTTCCCTCAAACCGGGATCAAACAAGCCATCCGCGGTGATTACCTCAACGCGATCGCCACCCTGGACCTCACCCAGCGCCGCTTCGGCGAGAACATCTTCACCACCTCACCGCTGGACCCAAACATGAAGCACCTCAACGAAATCCTCACCACGCCGGACTTCCTCATCGGCGAACAGGCCAACCTGTCCGGACAAGCTGCCGACCCGTTCACCATCCCGCCGACAGGACCCCGCTAA
- a CDS encoding MCE family protein, which produces MTTLNVRLRNGYRRLYLLAVLLTVLAGGLLTAWPKPQPLTITGYFSSAVGLYPGDDVEILGVPVGSVTSIKPGPEHSEITFTIRPDVPVPAGAAAVIVAPNLLSARSIELAPVYTDGPKLADHTTIPADRTAVPVEWDDVKDELTQLSTRLGPQNGRLQGPLSDAINQAADTFDGNGQSFRDAVRELSKTAGRLGDSRHDLVGTVKNLRTLVDALSHSNDQIVQFTGHVASLSQVFADSSTDLAGALDALTSALAQVKTFLSHNNTTIGNQVNKLTEFTSLLTEHSEDIEQVLHVAPNGLANFYNIYNPAQGSIGAILSLPNIANPVQFLCAGVFDAAATPEYFKRTEICRQRMAPVLKRIMMNFPPVLFHPINTITAYKGQMVYDTPQTQAKAQTPVSQLQWQPLPGMSPPPGSPPPDLASLLLPPPASEAVPTPPTPPGNPAAETDPAQQPAPAPPPPGPGR; this is translated from the coding sequence ATGACCACACTCAATGTTCGGCTCCGCAACGGATACCGGCGCCTCTACCTGCTGGCGGTCCTGCTGACCGTGCTCGCCGGCGGTCTGCTGACCGCATGGCCCAAACCCCAGCCCCTGACCATCACCGGGTACTTCTCCTCGGCCGTCGGCCTGTATCCCGGCGACGATGTCGAGATCCTCGGAGTACCGGTCGGATCCGTAACCAGCATCAAACCCGGGCCAGAGCACTCCGAGATCACCTTCACTATCCGGCCTGATGTTCCCGTGCCGGCCGGCGCCGCCGCGGTCATTGTGGCACCAAACCTACTGTCAGCGCGCAGCATCGAACTGGCACCGGTCTACACAGACGGACCCAAACTCGCCGACCACACCACCATTCCCGCCGATCGCACCGCCGTTCCCGTTGAATGGGATGACGTCAAAGATGAACTGACCCAGCTGTCGACCCGGTTGGGACCGCAGAACGGCCGCCTCCAGGGTCCGCTCAGTGACGCCATCAATCAAGCAGCCGACACCTTCGACGGCAACGGTCAATCGTTTCGTGACGCCGTCCGTGAACTCTCCAAAACTGCTGGGCGACTTGGTGATTCCCGTCACGATCTGGTCGGCACGGTGAAAAACCTACGCACCCTTGTCGACGCGTTGTCTCACAGCAACGACCAAATCGTCCAGTTCACCGGCCACGTCGCCTCCCTGTCACAGGTCTTCGCCGACAGCTCCACCGACCTGGCTGGCGCGCTGGATGCCCTCACGTCCGCACTGGCCCAGGTCAAAACCTTCCTCAGCCACAACAACACCACGATCGGCAATCAGGTGAACAAGCTGACCGAGTTCACCTCGCTGCTCACCGAGCACAGCGAAGATATCGAACAGGTACTGCACGTTGCGCCCAACGGCCTGGCGAACTTCTACAACATCTACAACCCCGCCCAAGGCTCGATCGGAGCGATCCTGTCTCTGCCGAACATCGCCAACCCGGTCCAATTCCTCTGTGCGGGCGTGTTCGACGCGGCAGCGACCCCCGAGTACTTCAAACGCACCGAGATCTGCCGGCAGCGCATGGCGCCCGTCCTCAAGAGAATCATGATGAACTTCCCGCCCGTGCTCTTCCACCCCATCAACACCATCACCGCCTACAAGGGCCAGATGGTCTATGACACACCACAAACCCAGGCCAAGGCCCAAACACCGGTATCGCAGCTGCAATGGCAACCGCTACCCGGAATGAGCCCGCCGCCTGGCTCGCCCCCACCCGATCTGGCCAGCCTGCTGCTTCCACCACCGGCATCAGAGGCAGTCCCGACCCCACCGACTCCACCGGGGAACCCCGCTGCCGAAACCGATCCGGCGCAACAACCCGCGCCGGCGCCACCGCCACCGGGACCCGGCCGATGA
- a CDS encoding MCE family protein, with product MPNNPERRDPLRTGIFGIAVVTCLVLVSFSYTELPFWPKGQRYTAYFAHAGGIATGNPVQIFGYTVGKVDSVELDITHRAAKIGFTIDRKIRVGDQSLVAIKTDTVLGQRSIEVAPHGSGSVTSIPLARTTTPYTLNNALQDLGHNVGELDQPRFVEALQTLTDAMRDATPQVRAALDGITSLSRSVNNRDEKVQQLLHHAKSLSDVVAARSSQIDQLITDGNVLFGELAARRQAIDQLITGIKALAGQLSGFVTDNQEQLGPALTKLNLVLDNLNERREHISQALTRLPAYATALGEVVGSGPGFQANVFGVPPPTLGGVLLDSYFQPGKLPDSLADFLRGFLTERAVVRPKSP from the coding sequence TTGCCAAATAATCCCGAGCGCCGAGACCCGCTGCGCACCGGAATCTTCGGTATCGCCGTAGTGACCTGCCTGGTACTGGTGTCCTTCAGCTACACTGAGCTCCCGTTCTGGCCCAAAGGCCAGCGGTACACCGCCTACTTCGCCCATGCGGGCGGTATCGCCACCGGCAATCCGGTGCAGATCTTCGGATACACCGTCGGAAAAGTCGACAGCGTCGAACTCGACATCACCCATCGCGCGGCCAAGATCGGCTTCACCATCGATCGCAAGATCCGAGTTGGGGACCAATCACTGGTCGCCATTAAGACCGACACCGTGCTCGGCCAACGTTCCATTGAGGTCGCACCCCACGGATCCGGTTCTGTCACCTCCATCCCATTGGCCCGCACCACAACCCCCTACACCCTCAACAACGCCCTGCAAGACCTCGGACACAACGTCGGCGAACTCGATCAACCCCGATTCGTCGAGGCACTCCAGACACTGACTGACGCCATGCGCGATGCCACCCCGCAGGTGCGGGCGGCCCTCGACGGCATCACCAGCCTGTCGCGCAGCGTCAACAATCGCGACGAGAAGGTCCAACAGCTCCTGCATCACGCCAAGTCGCTCTCTGATGTCGTGGCCGCCCGCTCCAGTCAGATCGACCAGCTGATCACCGACGGCAACGTCCTTTTCGGTGAACTCGCGGCGCGCCGCCAAGCCATCGACCAACTCATCACCGGCATCAAAGCACTGGCCGGACAACTCTCCGGTTTCGTCACCGACAACCAGGAACAGCTCGGCCCCGCCCTGACCAAGCTGAACCTTGTACTCGACAACCTCAACGAACGTCGAGAACACATCTCCCAAGCGCTCACCCGGCTTCCCGCATATGCGACCGCGCTCGGCGAAGTGGTCGGCTCGGGCCCTGGCTTCCAGGCCAATGTGTTCGGAGTGCCACCGCCAACCTTGGGCGGAGTCCTTCTCGACTCATACTTCCAACCCGGGAAGCTACCTGACAGTCTCGCCGACTTCCTGCGCGGCTTTCTCACCGAACGCGCCGTCGTGAGGCCGAAATCACCATGA
- a CDS encoding MCE family protein — MTTSRTGLKVGVFTVVMLLVLAGLVVTFGQFRFGSSTVYHAEFTSVSRLKTGQDVRIAGIPVGSVEEIAIDGDHAEVTFTVDKRQQLYTSTRAAIRYQNLTGDRYLEILAGPGDLRKLPAGATIPRSNTKPALDLDALLGGLRPVLKGLDGAKLNEVSNALIELLQGKGGTLSTVLANTASFTQTIAARDQLIDQTIDNLNTVLSAADEKSADLSTGIDQLQQLVTTLSRGSDPIANGLPPLASAQQDLTDVLSTARRPFQGVIENTGPLATALDDRKKDVNAAIEPLAEDYLRLSALGAYGSFFNIYFCSVKIKINGPAGSDILLPAVTPPSTNNGRCDFAK, encoded by the coding sequence ATGACCACGTCCCGGACCGGCCTCAAGGTCGGCGTGTTCACGGTGGTCATGCTGCTCGTGCTAGCGGGGCTGGTGGTGACGTTCGGCCAATTCCGATTCGGCTCCAGCACTGTGTATCACGCCGAATTCACCTCGGTTTCGCGACTCAAAACCGGCCAGGACGTCCGTATCGCCGGCATCCCGGTCGGCAGCGTCGAAGAGATCGCCATCGACGGTGATCATGCCGAGGTCACCTTCACCGTCGATAAACGACAGCAGCTCTACACCTCCACGAGAGCCGCGATCCGCTATCAGAATCTCACTGGTGACCGCTACCTGGAGATCCTGGCCGGACCCGGCGATCTACGGAAACTTCCTGCCGGCGCGACGATCCCGCGCAGCAACACCAAACCCGCCTTGGATCTGGACGCACTGCTTGGTGGTCTGCGGCCGGTGCTCAAAGGCTTGGACGGAGCCAAGCTGAACGAGGTCAGCAATGCCCTCATCGAACTGCTGCAGGGCAAGGGCGGGACCTTGTCGACTGTGCTGGCCAACACCGCCAGCTTCACCCAGACCATTGCCGCCCGAGATCAACTCATCGACCAGACGATCGACAATCTCAACACCGTGCTCAGTGCAGCGGATGAGAAAAGCGCCGACCTCAGTACCGGGATCGACCAACTCCAGCAGCTGGTCACGACTCTGAGCCGCGGCAGCGACCCCATTGCCAACGGCTTGCCGCCACTGGCCTCTGCACAGCAGGACCTCACCGATGTCCTGAGCACCGCGCGGCGCCCCTTCCAGGGGGTCATCGAGAACACCGGCCCACTCGCCACCGCACTGGATGACCGCAAGAAGGATGTCAATGCCGCGATTGAGCCGCTCGCCGAGGACTACCTGCGACTGAGCGCGCTGGGCGCCTACGGGTCGTTCTTCAACATCTATTTCTGCTCGGTCAAGATCAAGATCAACGGCCCGGCCGGCAGCGACATTCTGTTACCCGCGGTGACCCCACCCTCGACCAATAACGGTAGGTGCGACTTTGCCAAATAA
- a CDS encoding MCE family protein translates to MSRRAHVRVAAAVMTALLAFASGVVYLGYQGAFADTDTVTLTSQRAGLVMDRDAKVKFLGVPIGTVSQIDYDGASAQLTLAIRADELAKIPANVTARIASNTIFGAKSVEFQLPEHPTADRLSPRAHLQASDVSLEVNTLFQTLVDTLRKIDPVQLNTTLTALGNGLRSNGKNLGDTLATLGDLMSRINPHLPTLQSDIQKLSSTADIYSSAADDLVSALGNVPTISRTVVDEQDNLSATLLSAAGVATAGADTLAPAEGDLIAAIQRLRAPLTVLSDYSPEYGCLITALAKAYKKFGPYIGGVKPALFVNAGFIPGSPAYTYPESLPIVNASGGPNCRGLPDLPTKQGAGSWYRPPFLVTDNAYVPYQPNTELQFDAPSTLQFLFNGAYAERDDY, encoded by the coding sequence GTGAGTCGTCGCGCTCACGTACGCGTCGCCGCGGCAGTGATGACGGCGCTACTTGCTTTCGCATCGGGCGTCGTCTATCTGGGGTATCAGGGCGCGTTCGCCGACACTGACACGGTCACCCTCACGTCCCAGCGTGCGGGACTGGTCATGGATCGCGACGCGAAGGTCAAATTTCTGGGTGTCCCGATCGGCACCGTGTCCCAGATCGACTATGACGGGGCCTCGGCGCAGCTGACCCTGGCGATCCGCGCCGACGAACTCGCCAAGATCCCGGCCAACGTGACCGCACGGATCGCCAGCAACACGATCTTCGGCGCGAAGTCCGTCGAATTCCAGTTGCCCGAGCACCCGACCGCCGACCGGCTATCCCCACGTGCCCACCTACAGGCCTCAGACGTCAGCCTTGAAGTGAACACCTTGTTCCAGACATTGGTCGACACGCTGCGCAAGATCGACCCCGTGCAGCTCAACACCACGCTCACTGCGTTGGGAAATGGACTGCGCAGCAACGGAAAAAACCTCGGAGACACCCTAGCCACGTTGGGCGATCTCATGAGCCGGATCAACCCGCACCTACCCACGCTGCAGTCTGATATCCAGAAACTGAGCAGTACCGCCGACATCTACAGCTCCGCCGCCGACGACCTGGTGTCCGCTCTGGGCAATGTCCCCACCATCAGCCGCACAGTCGTCGACGAGCAAGACAATCTCAGTGCCACGTTGCTGTCCGCGGCCGGCGTCGCCACTGCCGGCGCCGACACCCTCGCGCCGGCCGAAGGTGACTTGATCGCGGCGATCCAACGACTCCGCGCTCCGTTGACCGTCTTGAGCGACTATTCACCCGAATATGGCTGCCTGATCACGGCATTGGCGAAGGCGTACAAAAAGTTCGGCCCCTACATCGGCGGTGTGAAACCCGCACTGTTCGTCAACGCCGGCTTCATCCCCGGTTCGCCGGCCTACACGTATCCCGAGAGTTTGCCGATCGTCAACGCCTCCGGTGGGCCCAACTGCCGCGGATTGCCGGACCTGCCCACTAAACAGGGCGCAGGCTCCTGGTATCGACCACCGTTCCTGGTTACCGACAACGCCTATGTCCCCTATCAGCCGAACACCGAACTACAGTTCGACGCCCCCTCCACGCTGCAGTTCCTGTTCAACGGCGCCTACGCCGAACGAGACGACTACTGA